A single Flavobacterium sp. 1 DNA region contains:
- a CDS encoding M1 family metallopeptidase: MRQLILFLFFSVNLFAQKQGYWQQHVDYKMDVTMDVKTYQYKGKQELIYTNNSSDTLKKVYYHLYNNAFQPGSEMDARVQSIKDPDPRMAVKTKVDGIEVKESRIKNLKPNEIGYLKISNFKQDGVTALAKEVGTILEVVLVKPILPNSKTTFTLDFDGQVPVQIRRSGRNNSEGIELSMAQWYPKMAEFDFEGWHADPYIAREFHGVWGNFDVNITIDKDYTLGGSGYLQNPNEIGHGYQDTGVTVVYPKKTKNLTWHFVAPMVHDFAWAADKNYQHDIVKGPNNVDLHFLFKNTPSVVENWKKVEPLLVKVMDFYNKEVGDYPYKQYSFIQGGDGGMEYAMCTLMLGNGTPEGILGTATHEMGHSWFQHILASNESKHPWMDEGFTTYIEDLALNELKEKKEENPFKGNYASYYKLVESGKEQPQTTHGDRYDENRPYSISSYVKGSIFLSQLGYVIGQENLNKTLKKYYQDFKFKHPSPNDIKRTAERVSGANLDWYLVDWTETLNTIDYGIKEVKENTDKTTITLERIGRMPMPIDVLVEYTDGTKESFYIPLRMMSFEKENPTPAITRTILNDWAWAYPTFEFNISKPKTAIKKIAIDPSGLMADIKQGNNVYELK; this comes from the coding sequence ATGCGTCAACTCATTTTATTCCTATTCTTTTCTGTAAATCTATTCGCCCAAAAGCAAGGTTATTGGCAACAGCATGTTGATTACAAAATGGACGTCACGATGGATGTCAAAACTTATCAGTATAAAGGGAAACAAGAACTGATTTATACCAATAACTCTTCAGACACACTGAAGAAAGTCTATTACCATTTGTATAATAACGCTTTTCAGCCAGGAAGCGAAATGGATGCCAGAGTGCAGTCTATCAAAGATCCAGATCCTCGTATGGCTGTCAAAACAAAAGTTGACGGCATAGAAGTAAAAGAGAGCCGAATCAAAAATCTTAAGCCGAATGAAATTGGATATTTGAAAATTTCAAATTTCAAACAAGATGGTGTTACTGCCCTTGCCAAAGAAGTGGGAACCATTCTTGAAGTAGTTTTGGTTAAACCAATTTTGCCAAATTCAAAAACTACTTTCACACTAGATTTTGATGGTCAGGTGCCAGTACAGATTCGTCGCTCAGGCCGAAATAATTCGGAAGGAATTGAATTGTCGATGGCACAATGGTACCCAAAAATGGCCGAGTTTGACTTTGAGGGCTGGCATGCCGATCCTTATATAGCAAGAGAATTTCACGGTGTTTGGGGTAATTTTGATGTAAACATTACAATTGATAAAGATTATACTTTGGGCGGTTCCGGTTATCTGCAAAACCCGAACGAAATAGGCCATGGTTATCAAGACACTGGAGTTACTGTAGTATATCCTAAAAAAACAAAAAACCTGACTTGGCATTTTGTAGCTCCGATGGTTCATGATTTTGCTTGGGCTGCCGATAAAAATTACCAGCACGATATTGTAAAAGGGCCAAATAATGTCGATTTGCATTTCCTTTTCAAAAACACGCCATCAGTAGTTGAAAACTGGAAAAAAGTAGAACCTCTGTTGGTAAAGGTGATGGATTTTTACAATAAAGAAGTAGGTGATTATCCATACAAACAATATTCGTTTATTCAAGGAGGCGATGGCGGAATGGAGTATGCCATGTGTACGCTGATGTTGGGCAACGGAACTCCAGAAGGAATTTTGGGGACGGCAACTCATGAAATGGGACATTCTTGGTTTCAGCATATTTTGGCTTCAAATGAGTCAAAACATCCTTGGATGGATGAAGGGTTTACTACTTATATAGAAGACTTGGCGCTGAACGAGCTAAAAGAGAAAAAAGAAGAAAACCCATTCAAGGGAAATTATGCCAGTTATTATAAATTAGTAGAATCTGGCAAGGAACAGCCACAGACTACACATGGAGACCGCTATGACGAAAATCGTCCGTATAGTATTTCTTCTTATGTAAAAGGAAGTATTTTCCTGTCGCAATTGGGTTATGTAATCGGGCAGGAGAATTTGAACAAAACGTTAAAAAAATACTATCAGGATTTCAAATTCAAGCATCCATCGCCAAACGATATCAAGAGAACCGCCGAGCGTGTTTCGGGAGCAAATTTGGATTGGTACTTGGTGGATTGGACAGAAACTTTAAATACAATTGATTACGGAATCAAAGAGGTCAAAGAAAATACAGACAAAACAACCATAACCTTAGAGAGAATCGGCAGAATGCCAATGCCTATTGATGTATTGGTAGAATATACTGACGGAACCAAAGAAAGTTTCTACATCCCGCTGCGCATGATGAGTTTCGAAAAAGAAAACCCAACTCCCGCCATTACAAGAACTATTCTCAATGATTGGGCTTGGGCATATCCTACTTTTGAGTTCAACATTTCAAAACCAAAAACGGCTATAAAGAAAATCGCCATCGACCCAAGCGGTTTAATGGCCGATATCAAACAAGGCAATAATGTTTATGAACTGAAGTAA
- a CDS encoding transcriptional regulator gives MISNDRKYKKDLGEQYPLVGNFIHYHIIQNKVKKADVARSLGILPTGLNDYFKRDSLQFAILWKLSLVLKHNFLAQLGEYLPYRFETIHEKALKEQLAEKEALIHKMEIQLEAFREIIRK, from the coding sequence ATGATAAGCAACGACAGGAAATACAAGAAAGATCTCGGAGAACAGTATCCTTTGGTAGGTAATTTTATTCATTACCATATTATTCAAAATAAAGTCAAGAAAGCCGATGTGGCTCGGTCCTTAGGCATCCTCCCTACAGGATTGAATGATTATTTCAAGAGAGATTCCCTGCAGTTTGCCATTTTATGGAAACTGAGCCTAGTGCTCAAACACAATTTTCTCGCCCAATTGGGAGAATACCTGCCCTATCGTTTTGAAACCATACACGAAAAAGCCCTCAAGGAACAACTGGCCGAAAAAGAAGCCTTAATACATAAAATGGAAATACAGCTAGAGGCATTTAGGGAAATAATCAGGAAATAA
- a CDS encoding FAD-binding oxidoreductase, which produces MKKTFEETKDDLPYIGKHPNFESAYFVLGFGGNGITFSVIGMDLVSKMLKNEKHPLQEYFRFRR; this is translated from the coding sequence GTGAAAAAAACTTTTGAAGAGACCAAGGACGACTTACCGTACATTGGCAAACATCCTAACTTTGAGAGTGCTTATTTCGTTTTGGGCTTTGGCGGAAACGGCATTACTTTTTCGGTTATCGGAATGGACTTGGTCTCTAAAATGTTAAAAAACGAGAAACATCCGTTGCAGGAATACTTCAGATTTAGAAGATAA
- a CDS encoding glucosidase: MPQNNSEINAEKTRLQLRTDNKGWKKWGPYLSERQWGTVREDYSQSGYAWGSTTHDMARSKAYRWGEEGIGGISDNKQHVCLAFAFWNHKDRILKERFFGLTPAESNHGEDVKEIYYYQDSTPTHSYQKMLYKYPHAVFPYEKLIEESKKRSRLEPEYELLDTGVFDKDEYFDITIEYAKADEQDILIKITVENRSKIIAPITVLPTIWFRNTWSWGYENYKHKPTLTGVEKSHIEVNHRLVGHFNLYAENAKDLLFCDNKTNYEKLYKSPAQSAYAKDGINDYIINQKRTSINPDAIGTKASVHYDDYIPALGKKEYRLRFTNASPDAPFEDFDAIFKQRIEEADEFYDQVQKGVKDEKLKSIQRQAYAGMLWTKQWYYYNVFEWLRGDPSTPRPDANRKEGRNSAWKHMYTSNILSMPDKWEYPWFAAWDLAFHTLPLARLDPDFAKRQLLVILREYYMHPNGQIPAYEWSFSDVNPPVHAWATWKVYEIDKKANNGVGDTVFLERIFHKLLLNFTWWVNLKDENGNNIFGGGFLGMDNIGVFDRSADLPTGGHLEQADGTGWMAMYCLNMLRIACEISLKNPVYQDMASKFFEHFLQISGAMQSLGENKVSLWDEDDQFYYDMLHKENGDAELLKIRSMVGLIPLFAVEVLTPDLLEKLPIFKRRVEWVLKNRPDLASLVSSWYNPGKGETRLLSTLRGHRMKMILKRMFDEKEFLSDYGVRSLSKYHKEHPYKFKHDGGIIQVDYTPAEATGDMFGGNSNWRGPIWFPMNYLILDSLEKFHSYYGKDFKVEFPTESGKLVNLQEAAQGVAERLLKLFVPDANKKIPMYGEYKKFQEDPLFNTNYLFFEYFNGDNGKGLGANHQTGWTGLIAEIIRHLHEETE; the protein is encoded by the coding sequence ATGCCACAAAACAATTCTGAAATCAACGCCGAAAAAACACGTTTACAGCTAAGAACGGATAATAAAGGCTGGAAAAAATGGGGTCCTTATTTAAGCGAAAGACAATGGGGAACCGTAAGGGAAGATTATTCTCAAAGCGGTTATGCCTGGGGCAGCACCACGCACGACATGGCACGTTCCAAAGCATACCGCTGGGGAGAAGAAGGTATTGGAGGGATTTCAGACAATAAACAGCATGTTTGTCTGGCTTTTGCTTTTTGGAACCATAAAGACCGCATTTTAAAAGAGCGTTTCTTTGGGCTAACTCCAGCTGAATCCAATCACGGAGAGGACGTAAAAGAAATTTATTATTACCAAGATTCGACCCCTACGCATTCGTATCAAAAAATGCTGTACAAATATCCCCATGCCGTTTTTCCGTATGAAAAATTAATTGAGGAGAGCAAAAAGCGCAGCCGCCTGGAACCAGAATATGAATTGCTGGACACAGGCGTTTTTGACAAAGACGAGTATTTTGATATCACCATAGAATATGCTAAAGCCGACGAGCAAGACATATTAATCAAGATAACGGTCGAAAATCGTTCCAAAATAATCGCTCCCATTACGGTATTGCCTACCATCTGGTTTAGGAATACCTGGAGTTGGGGCTATGAAAATTACAAACACAAACCTACTTTAACAGGAGTCGAAAAATCACATATAGAAGTCAATCACCGATTGGTAGGCCACTTCAATTTATATGCCGAAAATGCAAAAGATCTTTTATTTTGCGATAACAAAACCAATTATGAAAAGTTATATAAATCGCCGGCTCAATCTGCTTATGCCAAAGACGGAATAAACGATTATATTATCAATCAAAAACGGACTAGTATAAATCCAGACGCCATTGGTACCAAAGCATCAGTACATTATGATGATTACATTCCGGCACTTGGGAAAAAAGAATACCGCCTTCGCTTTACAAACGCTAGTCCGGATGCTCCCTTTGAAGATTTTGATGCTATTTTTAAACAAAGAATCGAGGAAGCCGACGAATTTTATGATCAGGTTCAAAAAGGAGTAAAAGACGAAAAATTAAAATCCATTCAGCGGCAAGCCTATGCAGGAATGCTTTGGACGAAACAATGGTATTACTATAATGTTTTTGAATGGCTAAGAGGCGATCCGTCAACACCCAGACCTGATGCCAATCGGAAAGAGGGGCGGAACAGTGCTTGGAAGCACATGTACACGTCAAACATTCTCTCAATGCCGGACAAGTGGGAATATCCTTGGTTTGCCGCATGGGATCTGGCTTTTCATACTTTGCCTTTGGCCAGATTGGATCCTGATTTTGCTAAAAGGCAATTATTGGTCATTCTGCGTGAATATTACATGCATCCAAACGGACAAATCCCGGCTTATGAATGGTCATTCTCGGATGTTAATCCGCCGGTTCATGCATGGGCTACTTGGAAAGTATATGAAATTGATAAAAAAGCCAACAATGGTGTTGGTGATACCGTTTTCTTGGAACGTATTTTTCACAAACTGCTGCTCAATTTTACGTGGTGGGTAAATTTAAAAGATGAAAATGGCAATAACATCTTTGGAGGAGGATTCCTCGGGATGGATAATATCGGGGTATTTGACCGCTCTGCTGATTTGCCTACTGGAGGTCATCTCGAACAAGCAGACGGTACGGGCTGGATGGCAATGTATTGTTTAAACATGCTGCGAATAGCCTGCGAAATATCACTAAAAAATCCCGTGTATCAAGATATGGCTTCCAAATTCTTTGAGCACTTTCTTCAAATTTCAGGAGCAATGCAGTCTTTGGGAGAAAACAAAGTAAGCCTTTGGGACGAAGACGATCAGTTCTATTATGACATGCTCCATAAAGAGAATGGAGATGCCGAACTGCTAAAAATACGCTCGATGGTGGGATTGATTCCTTTATTTGCTGTAGAAGTATTAACCCCCGATTTACTGGAAAAGCTCCCTATATTTAAACGACGTGTCGAATGGGTCTTAAAAAACCGTCCAGACTTAGCCAGTTTGGTTTCCAGCTGGTACAATCCCGGAAAAGGAGAAACGCGCTTGCTTTCCACTCTTAGAGGGCATCGTATGAAAATGATACTCAAGCGTATGTTTGACGAAAAGGAATTTTTGTCTGATTATGGAGTTCGTTCCTTGTCTAAATACCACAAAGAACATCCTTACAAATTCAAACATGATGGAGGAATTATTCAGGTCGATTATACACCAGCCGAAGCTACTGGAGATATGTTTGGCGGGAATTCCAATTGGAGAGGTCCAATCTGGTTCCCTATGAATTATTTAATTTTGGACTCACTGGAAAAATTCCATAGCTATTACGGCAAAGACTTCAAAGTAGAATTCCCGACCGAATCTGGTAAATTAGTCAATTTACAGGAAGCAGCCCAGGGTGTTGCCGAAAGATTATTAAAACTGTTTGTTCCAGATGCCAATAAAAAAATTCCGATGTACGGCGAATACAAAAAATTTCAAGAAGATCCTCTTTTCAATACAAATTATTTGTTTTTTGAATATTTTAATGGAGATAACGGTAAAGGTTTAGGTGCCAATCATCAAACTGGGTGGACAGGACTCATTGCCGAAATTATCAGGCATTTGCATGAGGAAACGGAATAG
- a CDS encoding L-threonine 3-dehydrogenase: protein MNPKILIIGACGQIGTELTHQLRTIYGIDNVIASDIRKLNNDVVNSGPFEVINALDFNQIEHLVEIHQITDVYLMAALLSATAEKNPAFAWDLNMNSLFHVLNLAKAKKIKKIFWPSSIAVFGPTTPKENTAQYTIMEPSTVYGISKQAGERWCEYYHNLFGVDVRSIRYPGLISWTTLPGGGTTDYAVDIYHKALSDGKYECFLAAETKMPMMYMDDAIAATISIMKAPVEQIKIRSSYNLAAMSFTPTEIAAEIKKHIPQLEVTYAPDFRQKIADSWPASIDDSRAREDWGWNHQFDLETMTAEMLKNLAPQYDKKL, encoded by the coding sequence ATGAATCCAAAGATCTTAATAATAGGTGCTTGTGGTCAAATAGGCACCGAATTAACTCATCAGCTCCGCACCATCTATGGAATCGATAATGTAATCGCTTCTGATATTCGAAAGCTGAATAACGATGTGGTCAATTCTGGTCCATTTGAAGTGATCAATGCCTTAGATTTTAACCAAATTGAACATTTAGTCGAAATCCATCAAATTACCGATGTGTACTTGATGGCGGCTTTATTATCGGCAACTGCCGAAAAAAATCCAGCTTTTGCTTGGGATCTGAACATGAATTCATTATTTCACGTTTTGAATTTGGCGAAAGCAAAAAAAATAAAAAAGATTTTCTGGCCTTCCAGCATTGCCGTTTTTGGACCAACAACGCCTAAGGAAAACACGGCGCAATACACCATCATGGAACCTTCAACCGTATATGGCATCAGCAAACAGGCCGGTGAAAGATGGTGCGAATATTATCACAATCTTTTTGGAGTCGATGTTCGAAGCATCCGCTATCCCGGGTTAATCAGCTGGACTACGCTTCCCGGCGGCGGTACTACAGATTATGCCGTAGATATTTATCACAAAGCCCTAAGCGACGGCAAATATGAGTGTTTTTTAGCTGCAGAAACCAAAATGCCGATGATGTACATGGACGATGCCATTGCAGCCACGATCAGCATTATGAAAGCACCTGTTGAACAAATCAAAATCCGTTCTTCCTATAATCTGGCCGCAATGAGCTTTACTCCAACCGAAATTGCTGCCGAAATCAAAAAACACATTCCACAGCTCGAAGTAACATACGCACCCGACTTCCGCCAAAAAATTGCCGACAGCTGGCCTGCAAGTATAGACGATTCCCGAGCCAGAGAAGACTGGGGCTGGAATCACCAATTCGATCTCGAAACGATGACCGCCGAAATGCTGAAAAATCTTGCCCCGCAATACGACAAGAAATTATAA
- a CDS encoding IS1182 family transposase, whose product MQHIIGISRHQMRISSLEDAIAPDNQVRFIDAFVTFTDLAKLGFAVQTIKTEGRPSYDTKVFLKIYLYGYLGGIRSSRKLEKECFRNIEMQWLLEDIRPNYHSISDFRKNNPAALKKLFKLFVSFLKDADLIGGETIAIDGTKSRAHNSKKANFNQKKIDKHLEYIETKTQEYLDALEANDAKENSPKIKNVQQKIECLKQNKIRYELLEEKLKASGEPQISTTDSDARALLVQGQVVEISFNMQAAVDAKHNLVVATHTINRNDRNALSAIAIEAKENLEIETYTALVDKGYHNGREIEACRQANITTIVAQPEQGKNKENGTTKDYFVSKFQYNKTTDTYTCPQGETLKTTGHWHKKTTDRDSYEFKRYRTPKCRECPVKHLCTSRMAGRDIDRSQYADAVEENNKRYHANAQLYRKRQEINEHIFGTIKRQWGYNHTNLTGLEKVNGEHSLIMLVYNIKRSINILGVPELIAKLKKWNSPYKAKVLFLLKMSYLKPKLDFFFFETKLAS is encoded by the coding sequence ATGCAGCATATCATAGGAATTTCCCGCCACCAGATGCGTATTTCCAGTTTAGAAGACGCCATAGCTCCCGATAATCAAGTGCGATTTATAGATGCATTTGTGACGTTTACAGACCTTGCTAAGCTGGGTTTTGCAGTGCAAACCATCAAAACCGAAGGCCGCCCGAGCTACGATACCAAAGTGTTTCTTAAAATCTATTTATACGGTTATCTGGGCGGAATAAGAAGCTCGCGAAAATTAGAGAAGGAATGTTTTAGAAACATTGAAATGCAATGGCTATTGGAAGATATTCGTCCCAATTACCACAGCATCTCAGATTTCAGAAAAAACAATCCCGCTGCCTTGAAGAAACTCTTCAAGCTTTTTGTCTCATTCTTGAAAGATGCGGACTTGATAGGCGGTGAAACCATTGCCATTGACGGCACCAAAAGCCGGGCTCACAACAGCAAAAAAGCCAATTTTAACCAAAAGAAAATTGACAAGCACCTGGAATACATTGAGACCAAAACCCAAGAATATCTTGATGCTCTGGAAGCAAATGATGCAAAAGAAAACTCTCCAAAAATCAAAAATGTCCAACAAAAAATAGAGTGTCTCAAACAAAACAAAATCCGCTACGAATTGCTGGAAGAAAAACTAAAAGCAAGCGGAGAACCCCAAATAAGCACCACCGACAGCGATGCCAGAGCATTATTGGTTCAGGGACAGGTGGTTGAAATCTCATTTAATATGCAGGCAGCCGTCGATGCCAAACACAATCTTGTAGTAGCCACGCACACCATCAATCGTAATGACCGCAACGCCTTATCGGCTATTGCCATAGAAGCCAAAGAGAATTTAGAAATAGAAACCTACACGGCTTTGGTGGACAAAGGCTATCATAACGGGCGAGAAATAGAAGCCTGTAGGCAAGCCAATATCACTACAATTGTAGCGCAACCCGAACAAGGAAAAAATAAGGAAAACGGAACAACCAAGGATTATTTTGTTTCTAAGTTCCAATACAATAAAACCACCGACACCTACACTTGCCCACAGGGCGAAACGCTTAAAACTACAGGCCACTGGCACAAGAAAACCACGGACAGAGACAGTTATGAGTTCAAGAGATACCGAACACCCAAATGCAGAGAATGTCCTGTAAAACATTTATGCACCAGTAGGATGGCCGGTCGAGATATAGACCGCAGCCAATATGCCGATGCCGTAGAAGAAAACAACAAACGCTACCACGCAAATGCACAGCTCTACCGCAAGCGGCAGGAAATCAACGAACACATTTTTGGCACTATCAAACGGCAATGGGGCTACAATCACACCAATTTAACAGGATTGGAAAAAGTAAATGGAGAACACAGCCTGATTATGCTGGTCTATAACATCAAACGCAGCATCAATATACTCGGAGTTCCCGAGCTCATTGCCAAACTCAAGAAATGGAACTCACCCTACAAGGCAAAAGTCTTGTTTTTGTTAAAAATGAGTTATTTAAAACCGAAATTAGACTTCTTTTTCTTTGAAACTAAATTAGCCTCCTAA
- the mfd gene encoding transcription-repair coupling factor: MQLDGLLGSATSFVIQSVFKKSELPFLVVLNNKEEAAYYLNDLEQMIGEQDVLFYPGSFRRPYQIEETDNANVLLRSEVLNRINSRKKPAVIVTYPEALFEKVVTRQNLDKNTLKVTVGDKISIDFLNEVLFEYEFKRVDFITEPGEFSVRGGIVDVFSFSNDNPYRIEFFGNEVESIRSFDVGTQLSLEKQKKITIIPNVENKVFQENRESFLDYIAERTVLFFQNTENLLYELDKQFARAEEAFEKLSKDIKHATPEQLFLNQKSFVKRALDFSVVEFNSKPVFKITKKFEFHIQPQPSFNKQFDLLLNNLSDNHFNGYQNYLFCSNEAQTKRFHDIFESLDEANSENIRKQYKTIVLPLYQGFIDQENQICCYTDHQIFERYHKFSIKNGYSKKQNLTLKELTTLSVGDYVTHIDHGIGKFGGLQKIQVEGKTQEAIKLVYADNDIVYVSIHSLHKISKYNGKDGTPPKIYKLGSNAWKVLKQKTKARVKHIAFNLIQLYAKRRLEKGFQFAPDSYLQNELESSFIYEDTPDQIKSTQEVKADMESERPMDRLVCGDVGFGKTEVAIRAAFKAVDNSKQVAILVPTTILAYQHYRTFSERLKDMPVSIGYLNRFRTAKQKAETLKQLAEGKLDIVIGTHQLVNKNVVFKDLGLLIVDEEQKFGVNVKDKLKTIAANVDTLTLTATPIPRTLQFSLMAARDLSVITTPPPNRYPIETNVVSFNEELIRDAISYEIQRNGQVFFINNRIENIKEFAGMIQRLVPNARVGIGHGQMEGAKLEELMLAFMNGEFDVLVATTIIESGLDVPNANTIFINNANNFGLSDLHQMRGRVGRSNKKAFCYFICPPYSHMTEDARKRIQALEQFSELGSGLNIAMKDLEIRGAGDLLGGEQSGFINDIGFDTYQKIMNEAIEELKENEFKDLYPEENNIETKEYVKDLQIDTDFELLFSDEYINNVTERLSLYNELADVKNEEELVVFQNKLIDRFGPMPPRALALMNSIRIKWIATRVGIEKLVMKKGKMIGYFVSDQQSDYYHSVRFHKVIQFVQKNSSICVMKEKQTPAGLRLLLTFDNVKSTRRALELMEMLGGE, encoded by the coding sequence ATGCAATTGGACGGTTTGCTGGGATCGGCGACTTCCTTTGTGATTCAGTCAGTTTTCAAGAAATCGGAACTTCCGTTTTTGGTCGTTTTGAACAATAAGGAAGAAGCGGCGTATTATTTGAACGATTTGGAACAGATGATAGGCGAACAGGATGTTTTGTTTTATCCGGGTTCTTTCCGCCGTCCTTACCAAATTGAGGAAACCGATAATGCCAATGTGCTGCTTCGTTCCGAAGTACTCAATAGAATTAATTCCCGTAAAAAACCAGCCGTAATTGTAACGTATCCAGAAGCACTTTTTGAAAAAGTTGTTACGAGACAAAATTTGGATAAAAACACTTTGAAAGTTACTGTTGGCGATAAAATTTCGATTGATTTCCTGAACGAAGTTTTATTTGAATATGAATTCAAAAGAGTTGATTTTATTACAGAACCCGGAGAGTTTTCCGTTCGCGGTGGAATTGTAGATGTGTTTTCGTTTTCGAATGATAATCCGTACCGAATAGAATTTTTTGGCAATGAAGTCGAAAGCATCCGTAGTTTTGATGTTGGCACGCAGCTGTCATTAGAAAAGCAGAAAAAAATCACCATTATTCCGAATGTCGAGAATAAAGTTTTTCAGGAAAACCGGGAAAGTTTTCTGGATTATATAGCCGAAAGAACGGTTCTGTTTTTTCAAAATACAGAGAATCTTTTATACGAATTGGATAAACAATTTGCCAGAGCCGAAGAAGCTTTTGAAAAATTATCCAAAGATATCAAACACGCCACTCCAGAACAATTGTTCCTGAACCAAAAGTCATTTGTGAAAAGAGCGTTGGATTTTTCGGTGGTGGAATTTAATTCGAAACCGGTTTTTAAAATTACCAAGAAATTTGAATTTCATATTCAGCCACAGCCGTCGTTCAATAAACAGTTTGATTTGCTGCTGAATAATTTGAGTGACAACCATTTTAACGGGTATCAAAATTATCTGTTCTGTTCAAATGAAGCGCAGACGAAACGTTTTCACGATATATTCGAATCGTTGGATGAAGCCAATTCCGAGAATATCCGCAAGCAGTACAAGACGATTGTTTTGCCTTTATACCAAGGTTTCATCGATCAGGAAAACCAAATTTGCTGTTATACCGACCATCAAATTTTTGAGCGCTATCATAAATTCAGCATCAAAAATGGCTATTCGAAAAAGCAAAATTTAACCTTAAAAGAACTCACAACTTTATCCGTAGGCGATTATGTAACGCATATCGACCACGGAATCGGGAAGTTTGGCGGACTCCAAAAAATACAGGTCGAAGGTAAAACGCAGGAAGCAATTAAATTAGTTTATGCCGATAACGACATCGTGTATGTGAGCATTCACTCGCTGCACAAGATTTCGAAATACAACGGAAAAGACGGAACGCCACCCAAAATTTATAAATTAGGATCGAATGCTTGGAAGGTTTTAAAACAAAAGACCAAAGCAAGAGTCAAGCATATTGCATTCAATCTGATTCAGCTGTATGCCAAACGCCGATTGGAAAAAGGATTTCAATTTGCACCGGACAGTTATCTGCAGAACGAGTTGGAAAGTTCGTTTATCTATGAAGACACACCCGACCAAATCAAATCTACGCAGGAAGTCAAAGCCGATATGGAAAGCGAGCGTCCTATGGATCGTTTGGTTTGCGGAGATGTTGGTTTTGGTAAAACCGAAGTAGCCATTCGTGCCGCTTTCAAGGCTGTTGATAATTCAAAACAAGTTGCAATTCTAGTTCCAACGACAATTTTGGCGTACCAGCATTACCGTACTTTTAGTGAAAGATTAAAAGATATGCCGGTTTCTATCGGTTATCTGAACCGTTTTAGAACTGCCAAACAAAAAGCGGAAACGTTAAAACAATTGGCCGAAGGCAAACTCGATATTGTCATTGGAACTCACCAATTGGTCAACAAAAATGTGGTTTTCAAAGATTTGGGATTATTGATTGTAGATGAGGAACAGAAATTTGGTGTTAACGTAAAAGACAAACTTAAGACAATTGCTGCCAATGTCGATACACTGACATTGACGGCAACTCCTATACCACGAACGTTGCAGTTTTCATTAATGGCAGCACGGGATTTATCAGTAATTACGACACCTCCACCAAACAGATATCCTATAGAAACGAATGTAGTGAGTTTTAATGAAGAGTTAATTCGGGATGCGATTTCGTATGAGATTCAGCGTAACGGACAGGTTTTCTTTATCAATAACCGAATCGAAAATATCAAGGAATTTGCAGGAATGATTCAGCGATTAGTACCAAATGCCCGAGTGGGAATTGGTCACGGTCAAATGGAAGGTGCAAAACTCGAAGAACTGATGCTTGCTTTTATGAACGGTGAATTCGATGTTCTAGTTGCAACGACTATTATTGAAAGCGGATTAGACGTTCCGAATGCGAATACCATTTTCATTAATAATGCCAACAATTTCGGCTTGTCTGATTTACATCAAATGCGGGGTCGAGTAGGTCGAAGCAATAAGAAAGCATTTTGTTATTTCATCTGTCCACCGTATTCTCACATGACCGAAGATGCGAGGAAACGAATTCAGGCTTTGGAACAGTTCAGCGAATTGGGAAGCGGTTTGAACATCGCCATGAAAGATCTTGAGATTCGTGGTGCAGGAGATCTATTGGGAGGAGAGCAAAGCGGTTTCATCAACGACATTGGTTTTGATACCTACCAAAAAATCATGAACGAAGCCATAGAGGAATTGAAGGAAAACGAATTCAAGGATTTATACCCCGAAGAAAACAATATAGAAACCAAGGAATATGTAAAAGACCTGCAGATCGACACTGATTTTGAGCTGTTGTTTTCAGATGAATATATTAATAATGTCACGGAGCGATTGAGTTTGTACAACGAATTGGCCGATGTGAAAAACGAAGAAGAACTGGTTGTTTTCCAAAACAAATTAATTGACCGTTTTGGCCCAATGCCTCCAAGAGCGCTTGCTTTAATGAACAGCATTCGCATCAAATGGATTGCAACTAGAGTGGGAATCGAAAAACTGGTGATGAAAAAAGGCAAGATGATTGGCTATTTTGTTTCCGACCAGCAATCTGATTATTATCATTCGGTGCGTTTCCATAAGGTGATTCAGTTTGTGCAAAAAAATAGCAGTATCTGCGTAATGAAAGAAAAACAAACGCCAGCTGGGTTGCGACTGTTGCTGACTTTTGATAATGTGAAATCCACAAGGAGAGCATTGGAATTGATGGAGATGTTGGGTGGGGAGTAG